From one Agathobaculum sp. NTUH-O15-33 genomic stretch:
- a CDS encoding ABC transporter substrate-binding protein → MKREWMKRLAALFVCACLAVSLAACGTKQGRQDEKPQQGQSQTQEIRLTDQAGREVVLEKPAETLVSCYYVTTYATIALGVSGRVIGLEKKADSRPIYKLAAPGLLEKAQVGSMKEFNVEAVAALAPELVLMPKKLREHADTLTELGIPVLVVDPETQDGLEQMLTLIGAACGVEDRAEALLQYYVEKREALQKLTEGADKPAVYMGGNATYLTAAPSGMYQSGLIELAGGENAAASVEGDYWTRVSYEDILTMDPDVIVAPSGADYTVDDIKNDAQLAGVTAVQNGAVYQMPSGVEEWDSPIPSGILGAMWLTSALHPDRYALDDFTADAAAFYETFYGFTLDPALITK, encoded by the coding sequence ATGAAAAGAGAATGGATGAAGCGGCTGGCCGCGCTGTTTGTATGCGCGTGTCTGGCGGTATCGCTGGCCGCGTGCGGGACGAAGCAGGGGCGGCAGGACGAAAAGCCGCAGCAGGGCCAGTCGCAAACGCAGGAAATTCGCCTGACCGATCAGGCCGGGCGCGAGGTCGTGCTGGAAAAACCGGCGGAAACACTGGTCAGCTGCTATTATGTGACCACCTACGCGACCATCGCCCTTGGCGTGTCAGGCCGCGTGATCGGTTTGGAAAAAAAGGCGGATTCCCGCCCGATCTATAAGCTGGCCGCACCCGGCCTGCTGGAAAAGGCGCAGGTCGGGTCCATGAAGGAGTTTAACGTGGAGGCCGTGGCGGCGCTCGCGCCCGAACTGGTGCTGATGCCCAAAAAGCTGCGCGAGCACGCGGACACGCTGACCGAGCTGGGCATTCCGGTGCTTGTGGTCGACCCGGAAACGCAGGACGGTTTGGAGCAAATGCTCACGCTGATCGGCGCGGCCTGCGGCGTGGAGGACCGGGCGGAGGCGCTGCTCCAATATTACGTCGAAAAGCGCGAAGCGCTGCAAAAGCTGACGGAAGGCGCGGATAAGCCCGCCGTTTATATGGGCGGCAACGCGACGTACCTGACCGCCGCGCCGTCCGGCATGTACCAAAGCGGGCTGATCGAGCTGGCGGGCGGCGAGAACGCCGCCGCGTCGGTCGAGGGCGATTACTGGACCCGCGTATCCTACGAGGATATTTTGACCATGGACCCGGACGTGATCGTCGCCCCCTCCGGCGCGGACTACACGGTGGACGATATCAAAAACGACGCGCAGCTCGCGGGCGTGACGGCGGTGCAAAACGGCGCGGTGTACCAGATGCCCTCCGGCGTTGAAGAGTGGGATTCGCCTATCCCCTCCGGTATTCTGGGCGCGATGTGGCTGACCAGCGCGCTGCATCCCGATCGCTACGCGCTTGACGATTTCACCGCGGACGCGGCCGCGTTTTACGAGACCTTTTACGGCTTCACACTCGACCCGGCGCTGATCACGAAATAA
- a CDS encoding ABC transporter ATP-binding protein produces METIFEVRGLTVWYDRPVVRGVSFSVSAGELIGVLGLNGCGKTTLLRGIVGAAGRTEGEVLVRGEPVLALRVRERAKRIAMLPQRIEVMPGVRVGEVIGMGCYARAGFLGRLGPQERARVREAAARFGLTALLETDCALLSEGQRQLTQLARLFVQNAPVLLLDEPNSALDFLNSHRLFRMVRDMLAETGGAGAAVLHDPALALRYCDRLLLMEAGRLIGAARPAAMDAPALQAALRRLYPGLSVKQDKAGGAFTCTLD; encoded by the coding sequence ATGGAAACGATCTTTGAAGTGCGGGGGCTTACGGTGTGGTACGATAGGCCGGTCGTGCGGGGCGTGTCCTTTTCGGTTTCGGCGGGCGAATTGATTGGCGTGCTGGGCCTGAACGGCTGCGGCAAGACCACGCTTTTGCGCGGCATCGTCGGCGCGGCGGGCAGAACGGAGGGCGAGGTGCTGGTGCGGGGCGAGCCTGTGCTGGCTCTGCGCGTGCGCGAGCGGGCAAAGCGCATCGCCATGCTGCCCCAGCGTATCGAGGTGATGCCCGGCGTGCGCGTGGGCGAGGTGATCGGCATGGGCTGCTACGCCCGCGCGGGCTTTCTGGGGCGGCTCGGCCCGCAGGAGCGCGCGCGGGTGCGCGAAGCCGCCGCGCGGTTCGGCCTGACCGCGCTGCTGGAAACGGACTGCGCCCTTCTCAGCGAGGGCCAGCGGCAGCTGACGCAGCTTGCGCGGCTGTTTGTGCAGAACGCGCCCGTGCTGCTGCTGGACGAACCGAACAGCGCGCTTGATTTTTTAAACAGCCACCGCCTGTTCCGCATGGTGCGCGACATGCTGGCGGAAACCGGCGGCGCGGGCGCCGCCGTGCTGCACGATCCCGCGCTCGCGCTGCGCTACTGCGACCGGCTGCTGCTCATGGAGGCGGGCCGATTGATCGGCGCAGCGCGCCCCGCCGCGATGGACGCGCCCGCCTTGCAGGCGGCGCTGCGGCGGCTTTATCCCGGTTTATCGGTCAAACAGGACAAGGCGGGCGGCGCTTTTACCTGCACGCTTGACTGA
- a CDS encoding YbaK/EbsC family protein yields the protein MSIEKAKDYLKRFGAADRAIEFPTSSATVELAAEAADCEPARIAKTLSFRVGEGCVLIVAAGDAKVDNPKYKARFGCKAKMLAADEVEPEIGHGVGGVCPFGVNDGVAVYLDESLRRFDTVFPACGSANSAIELSIGELETFSASAGWIDVCKGWQ from the coding sequence ATGTCGATCGAAAAAGCAAAGGACTATTTAAAGCGGTTCGGCGCGGCCGACCGCGCCATTGAATTTCCCACCTCCTCGGCCACGGTGGAGCTTGCGGCCGAGGCCGCCGACTGCGAACCCGCGCGCATTGCCAAAACGCTTTCCTTCCGCGTGGGCGAAGGGTGCGTTTTGATCGTCGCCGCGGGCGACGCGAAGGTGGACAACCCCAAGTACAAGGCCCGGTTCGGCTGCAAGGCCAAGATGCTCGCGGCGGACGAGGTCGAACCCGAGATCGGCCACGGCGTCGGCGGCGTGTGCCCCTTCGGCGTGAACGACGGCGTGGCCGTTTACCTCGATGAGTCGCTCCGCCGGTTCGATACCGTCTTCCCCGCCTGCGGCTCCGCCAACTCGGCCATCGAGCTGTCCATCGGCGAGTTAGAGACCTTCTCGGCCAGCGCCGGGTGGATCGACGTGTGCAAGGGCTGGCAGTAG
- a CDS encoding FecCD family ABC transporter permease, translated as MKRIDRDLAAALAACALLGAIALVSVCVGSFPLSVSQIGRLLAGGLRDTLESRVFWMLRVPRVAMGVLAGLALGLAGGVYQTIFRNPLASPDLTGVASGASFGAACAIVLGAGGTLQIMAGAFAAGMASLVAVLLLVRLSRTERTGTYILAGVIVASVAEAGLMVLKTVADPERELAAVEFWTMGSLASVTADKVLAVLPGVLPPLLLLLLFRRQTAMLSLGEENARCMGLDPAVWRTALLSLTTLLVASVVSLTGVIAFAGLIAPHIAFLLARRRTGLYLPLCGLTGAVLIVAADVLARGLSPGAELPLSILTILFAVPLLALLLCGGKGERHGNDL; from the coding sequence ATGAAACGGATAGACCGAGACCTTGCCGCCGCGCTGGCGGCGTGCGCCCTTTTGGGCGCTATAGCGCTCGTTTCCGTTTGCGTCGGCAGCTTTCCCCTTTCTGTCTCCCAAATCGGGCGGCTGCTCGCGGGCGGGCTGCGGGACACGCTCGAAAGCCGCGTGTTTTGGATGCTGCGCGTGCCGCGCGTCGCCATGGGCGTGCTGGCCGGGCTGGCGCTCGGCCTTGCGGGCGGCGTGTACCAAACGATTTTCCGCAACCCGCTCGCGTCGCCCGATCTGACGGGCGTCGCCTCGGGCGCGTCGTTCGGTGCGGCGTGCGCCATTGTGCTCGGCGCGGGCGGCACGCTGCAAATCATGGCGGGCGCGTTCGCGGCGGGCATGGCGTCGCTTGTGGCCGTGCTGCTGCTGGTGCGCCTGTCGCGCACCGAGCGCACGGGAACCTATATCCTCGCGGGCGTGATCGTGGCGTCGGTCGCGGAGGCGGGGCTGATGGTGCTGAAAACCGTGGCCGACCCCGAGCGCGAGCTTGCCGCCGTGGAGTTTTGGACCATGGGCAGCCTCGCCTCCGTCACGGCGGATAAGGTGCTCGCCGTTTTACCGGGCGTGCTGCCGCCGCTTTTGCTGCTTTTGCTGTTTCGGCGGCAAACGGCCATGCTGTCCCTCGGCGAGGAAAACGCCCGCTGCATGGGGCTGGACCCGGCGGTGTGGCGCACGGCGCTGCTGTCGCTCACGACGCTTTTGGTCGCGTCCGTCGTGTCGCTGACGGGTGTGATCGCGTTCGCGGGCCTCATCGCGCCCCATATCGCGTTTTTGCTCGCGCGGCGGCGCACGGGGCTGTATCTGCCGCTGTGCGGGCTGACCGGCGCGGTGCTGATCGTCGCGGCAGACGTGCTGGCGCGCGGCCTGTCGCCCGGGGCGGAGCTGCCGCTGAGCATTCTCACCATCCTGTTCGCGGTGCCGCTGCTGGCGCTCTTGCTGTGCGGGGGAAAGGGGGAACGGCATGGAAACGATCTTTGA
- a CDS encoding polysaccharide deacetylase family protein codes for MKAKWLKLISCAVICCTMLVSFGTCEAADTKLPILMYHDLTEDPAKTNSMTITGERFRMDMEYLQQFGYTALLPSDLIDIKNGVREMPEKPIMITFDDGYRSGYTIAYPVLQQTGMKAAIAVIAYNMQTENAALADRHALTWEEIYEMAQSGIVEIGSHTYNLHNPQYKGNSSPNGIDGVQRLSGESQSGYHARVGADLNMAIAMITQHTGQQKVNYFSYPFGAYDSYMQQLLDEMGVSVSTLTNPGVANIATGLHRLPRYRITMEQPVSALLRQSEIAVPALSKVSVNGVPASLPAYMIGGSNYVRVRDVAALLAGSAAGFDVQWNAAAGRVELTSFTAYTPLGSENAVLPPESKTVASVTEPTVVDGISYMTAAFNIGGNSFYKLRSLGDLCGFLVDWDAETQTVNITS; via the coding sequence ATGAAAGCAAAGTGGCTAAAGCTGATCAGCTGCGCGGTAATCTGCTGTACGATGCTCGTGTCGTTCGGCACCTGCGAGGCGGCGGATACCAAACTGCCTATATTAATGTATCACGACCTGACCGAGGACCCGGCTAAAACCAACAGCATGACCATCACCGGCGAACGCTTCCGCATGGATATGGAGTATTTGCAGCAATTCGGCTATACCGCGCTGCTGCCTTCCGATCTGATCGATATCAAAAACGGCGTGCGCGAAATGCCGGAAAAGCCGATCATGATCACGTTCGACGACGGCTACCGCTCGGGCTACACCATCGCTTACCCCGTTTTGCAGCAGACCGGCATGAAGGCCGCCATCGCGGTGATCGCGTACAACATGCAGACGGAAAACGCCGCCTTGGCGGACCGGCACGCCCTGACGTGGGAAGAAATCTACGAAATGGCGCAGAGCGGCATCGTCGAGATCGGCTCGCATACATATAACCTGCACAACCCGCAGTATAAGGGCAATTCCTCGCCCAACGGGATCGACGGCGTACAGCGCCTTTCCGGCGAATCGCAAAGCGGGTACCACGCTCGCGTGGGCGCGGACCTCAACATGGCGATCGCGATGATCACCCAGCACACCGGACAGCAGAAGGTGAACTATTTTTCCTATCCCTTCGGCGCGTACGACAGCTACATGCAGCAGCTGCTGGACGAAATGGGCGTTTCGGTGAGCACGCTGACCAACCCCGGCGTTGCCAATATCGCCACCGGCCTGCACCGCCTGCCGCGCTACCGCATCACGATGGAGCAGCCGGTTTCCGCGCTGCTGCGGCAGAGCGAAATCGCCGTGCCCGCGCTGAGCAAGGTATCGGTCAACGGCGTGCCCGCCAGCCTGCCCGCGTATATGATCGGCGGCAGCAACTATGTGCGCGTGCGCGACGTGGCCGCGCTGCTCGCCGGTTCGGCGGCCGGGTTCGACGTACAGTGGAACGCGGCGGCGGGCCGGGTCGAGCTGACCTCCTTCACGGCCTACACGCCCCTCGGCTCGGAAAACGCCGTGCTCCCGCCGGAGAGCAAGACCGTGGCTTCCGTGACCGAGCCCACCGTTGTGGACGGCATTTCGTACATGACCGCCGCGTTCAATATCGGCGGCAACTCGTTCTATAAGCTGCGTAGCCTTGGCGACCTTTGCGGTTTCCTTGTCGATTGGGACGCGGAAACGCAGACGGTCAACATCACGAGCTGA
- the trhA gene encoding PAQR family membrane homeostasis protein TrhA, whose product MPRAFLKAREPFSSYSHFVGAVLSVGGLLVMLLRLLFDYSVTGQMAAAAVVFCLSLIALYSASSVYHYWTRGAAALKRLKKLDHSMIYVLIAGSYTPIILRYMDRPQSYVFIGAIWAIALAGIAIKLLWIDAPRLIGTVLYLLLGWAIAFDFRVVLAMPAPAIALLAAGGVSYTIGGVIYIMKKPNLGEILGFHELFHLFVIAGSVCHYMMVFLYVVR is encoded by the coding sequence ATGCCGCGCGCATTTTTAAAAGCAAGGGAGCCGTTCTCCAGCTATTCGCATTTCGTAGGGGCGGTGCTGTCGGTCGGCGGGCTGTTGGTCATGCTGCTCCGGCTGCTGTTTGACTATTCCGTCACCGGGCAAATGGCCGCGGCCGCGGTCGTTTTTTGCCTGTCGCTAATCGCGCTTTACTCGGCCAGCAGCGTGTACCACTACTGGACGCGGGGGGCCGCCGCGCTCAAGCGCCTGAAAAAGCTCGATCACAGCATGATCTATGTGCTGATCGCGGGCAGCTACACCCCCATCATCCTGCGCTATATGGACCGGCCCCAGAGCTATGTGTTCATCGGCGCGATCTGGGCCATCGCGCTGGCCGGTATCGCGATCAAGCTGCTGTGGATCGACGCGCCGCGCCTGATCGGCACGGTGCTGTATCTGCTGCTCGGCTGGGCGATCGCGTTTGATTTCCGCGTGGTGCTGGCCATGCCCGCGCCCGCCATCGCGCTGCTCGCGGCGGGGGGCGTGTCCTACACGATCGGCGGCGTCATTTATATCATGAAAAAGCCCAATCTGGGAGAAATATTGGGCTTTCACGAACTGTTCCACCTTTTTGTGATCGCGGGCAGCGTGTGCCATTACATGATGGTATTTCTATATGTGGTACGTTAA
- a CDS encoding DUF1836 domain-containing protein, which yields MTELKQLLNAVFSDRDIAPEDVPRLDLYMDQVLALFDEGLSASLRAPSDKPLTKTMVHNYSKEGLLTPVKGKKYSRQQIMQLLCIYHLKQTLLLSDVKALTGRDDVDFEACYARLLRSKEEMREKAPPALTECLPAGLDDPNERLVACLTLAALSDYLRRLCEQLIDGANA from the coding sequence ATGACCGAGCTGAAACAGCTTTTGAACGCCGTCTTTTCCGACCGCGACATCGCCCCGGAGGACGTGCCGCGGCTCGACCTTTATATGGATCAGGTGCTCGCCCTGTTCGACGAGGGGCTTTCCGCGTCGCTGCGCGCGCCGTCGGACAAGCCGCTGACCAAGACCATGGTGCACAACTATTCCAAAGAAGGGCTTTTAACGCCCGTGAAGGGCAAAAAATATTCCCGCCAGCAGATCATGCAGCTGCTTTGCATCTACCATCTCAAGCAAACGCTGCTGCTGAGCGACGTGAAGGCGCTGACCGGCCGGGACGACGTGGATTTTGAAGCCTGCTACGCCCGGCTGCTCCGCAGCAAGGAAGAAATGCGGGAAAAAGCGCCCCCGGCGCTGACCGAATGCCTGCCCGCCGGGCTGGACGACCCGAACGAGCGCCTTGTCGCCTGCCTGACGCTGGCCGCGCTTTCCGACTACCTGCGCCGCCTGTGCGAACAGCTGATCGACGGCGCGAACGCATAA
- a CDS encoding winged helix-turn-helix domain-containing protein — protein sequence MDGLRYRLTLRLYRADKSFGPGPMRLMQGVRATGSLQQAADQMGMAYSKAWKTLRQAERELGFALLVRHSGGAHGGGSALTEQGRAFLERYEAMVREVDQAAETAFQKYFPE from the coding sequence ATGGATGGGCTGCGGTACCGCCTGACCCTGCGCCTGTACCGCGCGGACAAGAGCTTTGGCCCCGGCCCGATGCGCCTAATGCAGGGCGTGCGGGCGACCGGGTCGCTCCAACAGGCGGCGGATCAAATGGGCATGGCCTATTCCAAGGCGTGGAAAACGCTGCGGCAGGCCGAGCGGGAGCTGGGCTTCGCGCTGCTCGTTCGCCATTCCGGCGGCGCGCACGGCGGCGGCTCCGCCTTGACGGAGCAGGGGCGGGCCTTTCTGGAACGGTACGAAGCCATGGTGCGCGAGGTCGACCAAGCGGCGGAAACCGCGTTTCAAAAATATTTCCCGGAGTAA
- a CDS encoding nitrilase-related carbon-nitrogen hydrolase yields MKVSLAQFGALPEKALNLRRISAFAEEAAKNGASMLFLPEYSMFYAKVNQRSLFQQAAEPLDGPFAAALSRLCRANGLWLACGLFEDAPDGGAPYNTTVVFDDTGKRRGAYRKQKLFDQGPQPESAALRAGGQPFEPIETPPGRLGVLTCYELRFPALAAEQKARGAELLFVPAGWMAGAHKALQWRTLLAARAIETGLPTLGVDQFARGLFTGCTAAFAPSGEPLGALTEGEALLTITL; encoded by the coding sequence ATGAAGGTCTCGCTCGCCCAATTCGGCGCTTTGCCGGAGAAAGCGCTGAACCTTCGCCGCATTTCGGCCTTTGCGGAGGAAGCCGCGAAAAACGGCGCTTCCATGCTGTTTTTGCCGGAATACAGTATGTTTTATGCAAAAGTGAACCAGCGTTCTCTATTTCAGCAAGCGGCGGAGCCGCTGGACGGCCCCTTTGCCGCGGCGCTCTCCCGCCTGTGCCGGGCAAACGGCCTATGGCTCGCCTGCGGCCTGTTTGAGGACGCGCCGGACGGCGGCGCGCCCTATAACACGACCGTGGTTTTCGACGATACCGGCAAGCGGCGCGGAGCCTACCGCAAGCAAAAGTTGTTCGACCAAGGTCCGCAGCCCGAATCCGCCGCGCTGCGCGCGGGCGGGCAGCCGTTCGAGCCGATCGAAACGCCGCCCGGCAGGCTGGGCGTGCTCACCTGCTACGAATTGCGCTTTCCCGCCCTCGCGGCGGAGCAGAAAGCGCGCGGCGCGGAACTGCTTTTCGTGCCCGCCGGCTGGATGGCGGGCGCACACAAGGCCCTGCAATGGCGCACGCTGCTCGCCGCCCGCGCGATCGAGACCGGGCTGCCCACGCTGGGCGTGGACCAATTCGCGCGCGGCCTGTTCACCGGCTGCACCGCGGCGTTCGCGCCGAGCGGCGAACCGCTGGGCGCGCTGACAGAGGGCGAAGCCCTACTCACCATAACGCTATGA
- a CDS encoding xanthine phosphoribosyltransferase produces MELLKERIRKDGVIKEGNVLKVDNFLNHQMDIALFNEMGKEFKRRFEGVPVDKILTIEASGIGIAAIVAQYFGVPVVFAKKTQSINLDGEMLSAPIESFTHKRQYEVIVASRFIQPGENVLIVDDFLANGCAAMGLCQIAEAAGANVAGIGIVIEKGFQCGGKKLRDRGVRVESLAIVDGMDCETQTVYFRD; encoded by the coding sequence ATGGAACTATTGAAAGAGCGGATCAGAAAAGACGGCGTGATCAAAGAGGGAAACGTCCTAAAGGTCGATAATTTCCTGAACCACCAGATGGATATCGCGCTGTTCAACGAAATGGGCAAGGAATTTAAGCGCCGGTTCGAGGGCGTGCCGGTCGATAAGATCCTGACCATTGAAGCGTCCGGCATCGGCATCGCGGCGATCGTCGCGCAGTATTTCGGCGTGCCGGTCGTGTTTGCCAAGAAAACGCAGTCGATCAATCTGGACGGCGAAATGCTGTCCGCGCCGATCGAATCCTTCACGCACAAGCGGCAGTACGAGGTCATCGTGGCCAGCCGGTTCATCCAGCCGGGCGAAAACGTGCTGATCGTGGACGATTTTCTGGCCAACGGCTGCGCGGCCATGGGCCTGTGCCAGATCGCGGAGGCCGCCGGGGCGAACGTCGCGGGCATCGGCATCGTGATCGAAAAGGGCTTTCAGTGCGGCGGCAAAAAGCTGCGCGACCGGGGCGTGCGCGTGGAATCGCTCGCCATCGTGGACGGCATGGACTGCGAAACGCAAACCGTCTATTTCAGGGACTGA